The following DNA comes from Maylandia zebra isolate NMK-2024a linkage group LG6, Mzebra_GT3a, whole genome shotgun sequence.
TAGCTCCTGTCGTGTCACATGGTCATATATTGTCTGCACCTCATTCACATATGCAAAAGTGTGTTTATCAGAGCAGTACTCGGGCTGAATTACTTGTGGCTAAatttagaaaggaaaaaaaattgcaaaggTACTTCCATCCTTAAACTATAAAGTCACTGTCAACTGATCAAGTTTTACTGTGGCACGAACAAGTTTCAGCATTCATGGCGCAATTTTATTTGATCTACCAGATGACCTCTAGTAAAAAATGTTATGTCTCTTTCTTATGGTGGAGTAATGGCCACTGACCTTAACAGAGGCAAGTGAGGCCTAAagttctttggatgttgttctggggtcttttgtgacctcttAGATGAGTCGTTGCTCCGTTCTTGTAATTTTGGTCGGCCTGAGAAGGTTCACCATTGTTCCATGTTTCcaccatttgtggataatgactCTCACTGTGGTTTGCTGGAGTCCCACAGCTTTAGAAATGGCTTCATAACCTTTTCCAGACTGAGAGATCCCAATTACTTTGTTTCCCATTTGTTCCTGAATTAACCTTTGAGAATGTTTTGGTCTACTCCACTTTATCAGGcaggttttatttaaatcaTTTCGAGATTATCGAGAACAGGTGTGGCTTTCCGAACATGTGATACACAGCAGTTAATTTATATCATAACACCTTTATTTAGAAACTACGTTAACTTgcgttatctttgtctaatatttaaatttggttGATGATCTGAAGCATTTAAGTGAGAcaaacatacagaaacacagaaaatcaGGAAGAGCGCATACACGTTTTACCACCACTGCAGGTTTCTccataaaacacaacaaacaaccaaaaaaagaaacagaaaagaaaaaaaaatgcctagTGGAAGACTGTTGTTAATTTTAGGTTTTAGAAAGTTCTATTCACATCTTTTAAATTGAAAGTAGATTCTTTACCTCCAGATAACACGTTGGGGCAGTCTGGCAAGGGCACCTGCTAGTTTGTGAGCAATGTCACTGGAAAGGTACTTTACGCCGGCTCCAAATGACACAACTACAAAGCCGTGCTCTTCTGTGTCTTTCACCCAGTCTTCAAAACCCTGTAGGAACATGAGAAAAAAAGACCAGGGAGGGATAAagtacagctttaaaaaaaagaaagaaaaaaaaaacatgtatttcATATTTGAAAGTGCTTCAATTTACAATTTAACTCAGGATTTTCTTTTAGAGCCTTAAGAACAAATACATGACATCAGCGTCAATAAAGCATGACTAAGTCACATAAACTCTAAACACTGTTTTAGTTATCTGCGAAGGTTTGCAGTCACGCCTATGTGACGATAGCATTTATTGTACTGACATAGCAGAGTTTATTGTGCACATCCATTTTGACAGGTTTGCATATAAATGTAGGATGACAGTATAAGACTGAATAAATGCTACAATCTAACTTTAATATGAAAACGCAGTACACTAAACTACTTTTTTAATAATGTTAGAACAACCGGTAATCATGTCTGAAGGCTGATAAGTACAGAGGCTCTAAAACCCAATAACATATTCCAGCCTGAAAACTCTGTAGAGATGCATCTAAGCTCAGATCCTTTGATTTTTAGAATGAAATTATATGTTAATTAACAAAAAACTTAATACTCTACAACCTCAACCATTTAGTATCAACTTTGTACTACTGtcagatttttctgtgtatgagCTGTTGATATAGGTGCAATCAAAAAACATTAGTCATTCCTGATCATCAGCAACCAAGCCCAGAAAAACTGACGCTAAATAACATTCAATATGTACACAAGTCTTTTATAACACATTTTCACCTATTCAAAATATAAACTCACATAGATGGTAATATACGTAAAGGCCAGTTAGCAACCACAGGCAATCACCAATTGCAAGGAACAAATGTATATTCCTAAATGGTCAGGAGGGTTGCTGCCTGTCACGGTGAAAATGATAACTGCTAAAGCTCCAAAGAGACAGAATCAGTTACCACCTGACAACCACGGGTCagtgggagaaaaaaacaaaagtggatTCTCCAACTGGTTGGCAAGTAGATGCTAAAGCAGGCTTACATTTTAGTTTGAAATTCTAAGGTTTGATATATTTAAAGTTTCTAAGAAAAACAGGACTTCTTGTTGCTCGAAGAAAACTCAGCAGAGGCCTCTATCAAGAAGCAATGTCACAGATCCCTTTCAAGAGATCGCTTCATTTGAATTGCCTTTACTGGAAGCAACCCTGGTGCCTACAGTTGGCCATGTAGGAGAGTGAAATCACCAGGGTAACAATAAATTTGAGTATAGTTATCCATAATGGTGGACTGGAGCAGACGTCATTAACCCatgaatgtttgtttttgagCACTTCTGTATTATTTAAAGCCAAGTTGGGTATTTCTGTGCTCCAAGTTATAATTACTAATTGAATGTTTAACAGTCTTTGCAAGTTTGAGGCTGGCAAGGTATAGTATTATCTCTATGAGTTACAACAAGGTTAAAACATTACCTTTTATGGTATCATTTTCCAAGTAAAgcctttttacaaaaaaacaaagcaaaaaaaacaacaacttttgaGTACTATTGATGTGTTGAACCTAAGATTCTAGCTATCCTAATTAGAGACCATCCAATACCTTAAATGCTCGCTCTATTCAAATAAAAGATGTAAAACTATCAGCACAACAACTGAAATAACAGAACTCACGGGTTCCTACAAACTACACTAAGAAAATTATAACCACAAATCTACATATAAATCCAATACCATACGCTTTTAAAGCACTCTTCCTGTAAAAAACGAGGAGTCGTCCATGAGCAAACCTGCAACATGGAACACTCTGCCATGTGGtgctgttttttggggggtgtttttctttttttagtaacAGCCTGCCATTACTTGGACTACAGTGCTTCTCAACAGGCACTTGAAAGAAGAAATCATGACAAACAGTCATTTGAGTTTGGGTTTGCTAGGGTTGGATGACTGGACTAATCTATGTTGGCTGTttgcagttgtttttttgtctgtgattgttgtcattttattttgctaATTTAGTTGTCTGAGAATTTCAGTTGGTAggtaattaattttaaaaagatgtgaAGTCTCCTTTTAGGTTGTGTTGAGCTAGAGCTGAGAGTTGACAGTTATTGAGATTCTTAGCAATATTATAAGGAAAAGTCATACAAGAAGACCTTAAATGTCAACAAGTCTGTGTACTTTAGCATCATATGTTATGCCCAGCTTTTTATTAATTTACAGGCATTTACACATCTCTAAAAATATATTTGCTCTTACAGGTTGTTGAAAGGACAACAGGCAGTTGGATATAAACCCAACCCTGGGGCGTGTCCTGATGTGCACTTAAGAAACCATTAGTTTGTCCAatagtaaaatatatttttgtaaaaGTGAGGATGGACTGACTAACAGTGGTTGGGGACCGATCAGGGAGCAGCCATGTTGGAGAGACAGGATTGCCGGACAAGTAGGGAGAGAGGGAGGCTAACGGTCCAGCTGCAGGAGCTAAGGCTGCCCTGGCACAGAGCAGCTTCACGGGCACACTGGGCTCTGTGTCCCAGCAGCATACCCCCTACTGTCCCTACAACACGGCCTTAGTGACCCCATAAAAGAGTCTCAGTGTCCCCAGAGTTAGGGTTAGAACAATGACCTCGTTCTCCCTCCACTTCCATTATAACCCTCCACACAACACTGCACAATACTCCCTATTGGCTGGTGTGGCATTCCTAAAACCCTCCGCAGCAGATACCGACAGCCCGCGCTCGCAATGTCCAAACGCTGGACTAACCCCCCCATCACTACCCGCCTCTCCTCAACACCCTTCCCCCTTTTGCTCAAAATCTGCCGTGTACATTGAACCTAAACCAATCATCACACCAGACTTTTCTAGAAAGGGTCACTTTGTAGCACATTGTGATTAGAAAATATCACAAGTGATAAAAAACAATAGATAATGGAAACTAGCTAGTGTGAATAACAGCAAACTGTGAAGACATAAAGACGAAGTCGTTTCAAGAGATAAAAGTGCAGAAAAACAATTCATTAACTAGAGATGTGTGAATTTGATTAAAATTCAAGAGGAACGTTGCAGCCAAGCTTTTGCAAGTTCCCAAAGGGTTGTTTTTCAACAAGTGGTTAATTACTCGGCAactattttggaaaaaaaaaaaagccaacatTTTATTGGCTCCAAATTCTCGTGTGAcgatttcatttttatcttatGACTGGCTATAAGAAACATGGATTAGCCATTATTTTCTACTTAATGATACTACAGTTTAACAGATTAGGGCCTTTTCTGAAAAAGGGCTGCGTCTTTGATTAACTCTGAATAATTCAGTGACAAAAGAGAAACAGTTTGCAGAATGGATTTAGGctaaagaatggaaaaaaataaggaGTATGTCCTTTCTCATGCCTTTATAATACCTCTCATAACTCTTCAGGGTTCTCAAACACAGACCACACCCATAACAAAATTTACTGTATTAATCTAATTATACTAATATACTAATATTAGTATAATACTTAGAAAAACAATGCAGCTTCCCATTCTGACCAATAAAgacacatatttgcataatgaccTGTTTCAACTCTGTTCCCATGAGCCAGCTGTACTACAGTGCTTCTGTCACCAGTGCATAAGAGCGCTCATTTTATGCTCAGGCTCCTATAGAGGCCTCTGTGAGCACTAGATGCAGATGCATTCATGAAATGTAGGCTCCATTGTTCAGATCTTGAAATGAATAAGCCTATCTCAAATACAAGTTTAGCATTGGGCCTGAGTACAAGAGAATAGGACATGTAAAGGCGTGAGGTGACACACCTGAAAATTTGAATGCAATAATTGTTGGATTTTTAACATTTGCTGCTTTCTTATGATACTGTCAGCAGTGTTTCATATGAAGGATAAGGACTGATTCAAGACTATGGTCACATTTGTATCAATGTATCAAAATACCTTGCTGTGCGAGCTGTTTAAATGCTGCATTAGCCAAAAGGAGACTGCACAAGTTCTCTTGGACATGACAAAATAGAACAACCCTCATAATAAGCTCGTCAGCTTTGTGTCCCTTTTGGTACCGACCTGTGGCAGTGGGCTGGGAGGCTTGGTGAGGATGCCACCTATGTACACCACATGTGGAAGGGTGGGTCTGGGGAATTCCAGAGCCATGTCAGTGCACAGCATCCACAGCCGGCTTCCCTGCACCAAGTCAGccatggccacttgaggctttACTCCGTGTTTCTTCATAATCCGGTCATACTTGGGCAGTGCGATGTAATGGACTCCAAAGCGCTGTACGAGGTAAACAGCTGTGTTTGCAATCCTCTGCATCAAGGACATGCGGTCGGTCAGCAGCGAGTTGAATTCCGGTACGTATGATAACGGGGCCGGGGCTCCAACCTCTGCAGGGTACCACAGGCCAGTGCTGAAAACAGCATATTGCACACCCAGGATATGCGCAATCACAAAACCGCACATTTCATTGGGGTCCACTAGCAGCAGGTCAAACTTGGCCTCTTTCAGCCGATTCATTACTTCAGTATTGCCAACGACAGCATCGCAGTTCTGAGAGTAGTGGTCAAGAATGTCAAACAGTTCGAGAAATGTCAGGCGGCCTGAGAAGATGTTGGTGACTTTGGATTGGAGAAAATTGTCAGCTGTGGTGCTGTTAAAGATCCCTTGATAGCGCTGTAAATGGTAGTGAGGAGAGGGCGGGACCTCACGACCCTCTGAAACTAGAAAATGGGTCTCGTGGCCCTCCTTGTGTAGAGCTGTTGCCAGCGTTTTGAAGATGTAGAGGTGCGATTCAAACATGATGGGTGGGACCACAATCACTTTAGCGGCTCTTGTCGTACTGGGACTCCATGTGAGGAGGCCCAGGAGGAGTAGGAGTGATGAGGGTAGTAGCATGGctgaaacaataataataataaaaagagcaATATTAGGATTACAGCTGCAAAATACACAGTACAGACATTCCAATGCAATATTATAATACAGATACAGATCACCGTTTATCCAAAAGCAATGCATCATAAAACTTTGTTTACTAGGAGTTacttgtctgtgtgctttgcaCCTTCAAGGAGGAGGCTGATGGAAAATTACTAATTAGACGAGTTTATTTAGTTGAGATAAACCTTTATCTCTATCAGCAGAGCATGATTCAGAGAGTTGAAACTCTTATTTCCTGTTCATTGAACTTCAAGCCTGGAAATGAATTCTGCTGTATAAATTTTCTTTCAGTTCTCTAATACATACAAATCCATATGAAGAAATTACAAGGTCTCAGCTTTTGTGCAGTTTCATTTTTCTGGCATCAAAACATTACATTTCCTTATCaacttcttctttcttctgacGTACTTCGATTCCACCGCTCCATTTCTAATCACCCTGTGCGCAATTGTCGCTGACATGGTGTGGGTAGCACCAACGTCATTCTGAACCTCCAGCCGCCCTAttcacaaatacaaacacaaagaactaTTATTGAGCCTCCATTTCATAGCCTGTGCCCTATATGCCTACACCcattctcttgctctctctcttggCCCCTCTCATTTGGATTAATGATTAACAGTGAAAGCCTTTTTATGGAGGGTCGTCCACTACGCGGGTTACATTTATCTACAGTGCCTAACCCATAAGTTGCTACAGTTAGCTGTGTGGTGATGACATCCAACGGAAATGTATGGGTGCTATTTAAATACCTATAGATGAATATAGAAAGTTGTATGTTGGTCTGGAAGCCTTTCAAGGGTGAGCCATTTATGATATCCTCTCTGCCCCACAATACATCTCCtacattttgttttgtcatgGCACAAGTAATATCTCCCGATTGTATTACAATTGCACCTGTTGATTCT
Coding sequences within:
- the ugt8 gene encoding 2-hydroxyacylsphingosine 1-beta-galactosyltransferase, with protein sequence MLLPSSLLLLLGLLTWSPSTTRAAKVIVVPPIMFESHLYIFKTLATALHKEGHETHFLVSEGREVPPSPHYHLQRYQGIFNSTTADNFLQSKVTNIFSGRLTFLELFDILDHYSQNCDAVVGNTEVMNRLKEAKFDLLLVDPNEMCGFVIAHILGVQYAVFSTGLWYPAEVGAPAPLSYVPEFNSLLTDRMSLMQRIANTAVYLVQRFGVHYIALPKYDRIMKKHGVKPQVAMADLVQGSRLWMLCTDMALEFPRPTLPHVVYIGGILTKPPSPLPQGFEDWVKDTEEHGFVVVSFGAGVKYLSSDIAHKLAGALARLPQRVIWRFSGVPPSNLGNNTKLVDWMPQNDLLGHANTRAFLSHGGLNSIYEAMYHGVPVVGVPLFGDHYDTMTRVAAKGMGIMLHWKYMTEEDLFTALSSVITDTRYRQQARYLSNIHKDQPGHPVSRAVYWIGYILRHNGASHLRSAVYEVSLYQYFLLDVVITVGAAMALAVFALRRLARLLRGRSRDHSRGDNVRDDGSMANGHCHNENMANGKHKRNGSLKNEKKIN